A genome region from Leifsonia sp. Root112D2 includes the following:
- a CDS encoding NUDIX hydrolase encodes MNTVDARKPATGPTARTEQGVSLAVSTVIFALRRDEASGLPTVWLPLVRRIREPYDGRWALPGGPLAANEDLAGAAARTLGETTRLAPRYLEQLYAFGELDRSPDKRVVSIVYWALVRSDEAAQVSEGQNVRWLAADSLPQLAFDHNLIVEYALWRLRTKMEYSRIAHAFLGETFTLAQLREVHEAVLGRALDPANFRRSIEASDAVVATGTHLTGTKHRPPRLYRYNTAIDLADQGPLASALTEKRREP; translated from the coding sequence ATGAACACCGTGGATGCCCGCAAGCCGGCCACGGGGCCGACTGCGCGCACGGAGCAGGGCGTCTCGCTCGCGGTCTCGACGGTGATCTTCGCGCTGAGACGGGATGAGGCATCCGGGCTGCCGACCGTGTGGCTGCCGCTCGTGCGTCGCATCCGCGAACCATATGACGGCCGGTGGGCACTGCCCGGCGGACCGCTCGCGGCCAACGAGGATCTCGCCGGCGCCGCAGCCCGCACACTCGGCGAGACCACCCGCCTGGCCCCGCGCTACCTCGAGCAGCTCTACGCCTTCGGCGAGCTCGACCGCTCCCCCGACAAGCGCGTCGTCTCCATCGTCTACTGGGCGCTCGTGCGCTCCGACGAGGCGGCCCAGGTGAGCGAGGGGCAGAATGTGCGCTGGCTCGCTGCCGATTCCCTGCCGCAGCTCGCCTTCGACCACAACCTCATCGTCGAATACGCCCTCTGGCGGCTGCGCACCAAGATGGAATACAGCCGCATCGCGCACGCCTTTCTCGGCGAGACCTTCACCCTCGCCCAGCTACGCGAGGTGCACGAGGCCGTGCTCGGCAGGGCGCTTGACCCGGCCAACTTTCGCCGCAGCATCGAGGCATCGGATGCCGTGGTCGCCACCGGAACGCACCTCACCGGCACGAAGCACCGCCCCCCGCGTCTCTACCGATACAACACCGCCATCGACCTGGCCGATCAGGGCCCGCTCGCGTCGGCCCTCACCGAGAAAAGAAGAGAACCATGA